Part of the Thermoanaerobaculia bacterium genome is shown below.
GAATCGCCGGACGGCGAGCGCCGCCCCCTCATGCGCCCCGTTCGAGTCGAGCCGGCAGCCGTCGAGGTCGAGCAGAACGGCGGAAAACGGCGGGTTCCAGGAGCTCACCGGAAGGCGGCAATGCAGGAAACGTTCCCTTCGTGGCACGTCACGTGCAACCTCCGGAAAGGAGGGCCGTTGTGCGCGCCTCCCCGCGCGCCGGCGCCCAGCAGGAGGTGTCTCATGAAGAGTCGCGCCGCCATCGGAAACCATCCCATCCACCCCGCCCTCGTCGCCCTCCCCATCGGGGCGTTCTTCCTCGCGTTCGTGGGCGACGTCGTCCACGCGGTGAGCGGGTCCGATTTCTGGTACACGATGTCGTACGCGTGCATCGGGATCGGCGTCCTCGTCGCGCTCGCCGCGGCCGTCTTCGGGTTCATCGACTACTTCGGGGTGCGGATGAGCCGCGCCGCGGGGCGGCTCGCGACCGTGCACATGCTGCTGAATCTCACGGTCGTCGCCCTCTACGGGGTCACGTTCTTCCTTCGCCGCAACGGCGCCGCGCTCCATACGTCGCGGTGGCCGCTCGCGTTCATCATCGAGCTCGTCGCCTTCGGCACCCTGGGCGTGTCGGGGTGGATCGGCGGAAACCTGTCCTTCGAGCACAAGGTCGGCGTGGTCGAATGGACCGACCCGGAGGCCAACGAGATCGGCCAGCGCGAAACGCGAACGACCCGGGCGTCCTGACCGGGGCGTGAGAAGCCGGCGGCTCGCGCTCCTCGTCGCCGAGATGGGCGATCTCCGGCCGATGACCGATCCCGTGGATCCGCGGGACTCCCGGTGAAGGTCGTCGCCGTCTCCTTCGCGCGATGAGGAAATCGCACCGCATCGCGGTCTCCGGCGCTCTCGCCGCCGCCTTCGCGCTCGCGGCGACGCCGGCTCGCGGCGCCACGGTCTCGGGGACGGTCGTCGCGCCCGGCGGGTTGCCGGCTGCCGGAGCGCGCGTCGCCGCGCGGACGGCGGAGGGAGCGGCCGAAACGACGACGGGAAGGGACGGGACCTTTCGACTCGAGATCGCCGGACCTCCGCCGTTGACCATCCGCGTCGAGGCGGCGGGATATCCGCCGGCCGGGAAGACCGTTGCGGAGGCGGAGAGTTCCGGCCTGACGATCGCGCTCTCCCGGCCCACGGTCGCCGAAGAAATCACGGTGACCGCGACGCGAACGCCCCGGCCCGTCGCCGACACGGCCGCCCCCGCGACGATCGTCCCGCGCGAGGATCTCGAAAACACTCCCGCCCCGGCGCTCGACGACGCTCTCCGACAGGTGCCCGGGTTCTCGCTCTTCCGCCGGTCCGGCAGCCGCACGGCGAACCCGACGTCGCAGGGGGTTTCGCTGCGCGGTCTCGGGGCGTCGGGAACGAGCCGCGCTCTCGTGCTCGCCGACGACATCCCGATGAACGACCCGTTCGGCGGATGGGTGTACTGGGGGCGCCTTCCCGAGATCGGACTCGACCGGGTGGAGGTCGTCGAGGGAGGCGGGTCGGACCTCTGGGGCAGCGCCGCGCTCGGGGGCGTGATCCGCCTCGTCCGGCGCGACGACGCCTCCCCGGCCGTACGAGCCGAGGCGTGGGGCGGCTCGCCGTCGTCGGCCGACGGGTCCCTTCGCGTCGCGGGCGCCATGGGGCCGTTGCGCGCTTCGGCGGACGCCGAGGTCTTCGCGACGGACGGCTACGTCGCAGTCGCTCCCGAAGAGCGCGGCCCCGTCGACGTCCGCGCGGGCTCGCGGCATCGAGCGTTCGAGGCGACTGCGGAGGCGACGGCCCTCGGCGGCTCCCGGCTCTTCGTCCGTGCGTCGCGGTATCTCGAGGACCGCAGCAACGGAACGCGGCTCCAGCGCAACGACACGGAAATGACGCAATGGAGCGGCGGCTTCGACGGTGCCGCCGCCGGCGGAGCCGCCGCTCTCCGCGGCTATCGGAGCGACGAGAGGTTCCACCAGACGTTCTCGGCGATCTCGGCGGACCGGACGTCGGAGACGCGGACGTCGCGCCAGGCCGTTCCCTCCTCCGCGACCGGCGGGTCGGCGCAGTGGGCGCGCGCGATCGGAACGGTGCACGAGCTCGTGGCGGGCGCCGACTTCCGCGAGGTCGAGGGGACGTCCGAGGACACCGCGTTCCTCCCGGCCGGGCCGGCCCTCCGGCCGTCCGGGGGAAGGCAGCGGAGCGGGGGCGCGTGGCTCGAGGACGTCGCCGCTCTTTCGCCGCGCCTCACCGCGACGGCGGCCCTCCGCTTCGACGCATGGTCGAACCTTTCGGGCCGCACGTTCGAGGGCGGCGCGCCGCTCGCCCTCCCCGACCGTTCGGCGCGATCCTGGAGCCCGCGCGCATCCGTCGTCTGGGCCGCCACGCGGAGCGTGTCGCTGACGGCCGCGGGGTACCGTGCGTTTCGCGCGCCGACCTTGAACGAGCTCTACCGTCCGTTCCGGCTCGGCAACGTCCAGACGCTCGCCAACGCCGATCTCGCTCCGGAGACCGTCACGGGCGTGGAAGCCGGGGCCCGCTGGCAGAGCCTCGACGGCCGCCTTTTCGCGCGGGCGAACCTCTTCTGGACCGAGCTCCACGACGCCGTCGGCAACGTGACGCTCGCGACGACGCCCTCGCTCATCACGCGCCGCCGCGAGAACGTCGGCCGGGTGCGCGACCGGGGCGCCGAGCTCGCGGCGGACGCGCGCCTCTCCTCCGCGTGGAGCGTCTCGGCGGGGTATCTCCTCGCCGACTCCCGCGTCGCCTCGTCGACGACGAACCCGTCGCTCGTCGGCAAGCGCGTTCCCCAGGTGCCCCGCGACCAGGCGACCCTTCGGGTCCGGTTCGCGCGGCCGTCTCTCGCCGCGATCGTGCTCCAGGCCCGCTGGTCCGGCCGCCAGTACGACGACGACGCCAATGCCTTCCGTCTCGGGACCGCGTTCACGCTGGATGCGCTCGTCTCGCGCGAGCTCTTCGGGGGAGGAGAGATCTTCGCGGCAGTCGAGAACCTGACCGACCGCCGCAACGAGATCGGGCGCACCCCGGTGCTCACGCTCGGCTCGCCGCGCACCTTTCGCGCCGGGCTGCGCTGGCGGATCTGACCGTCGGTCCTGTCGTAACATCGCCGCGTTGTCCGACGCCGACGCCCGCCGGGACCGAACGTACCGGGTCGCCCTCGGAGGCGTCCGCGTGCCCGCCGCGACGCTCGCGATCGCGTTTCTCGGGCGCTCTTCGTTCTCGCTCCTCCTCGATGGATGCCGGCTTCGGGCGCTCCGCGCGAGTGGGCGCGGGAGTATCCGGGCGTCTCGTTTTCCGAAGTCGAGGGAACGGTCGTGAAGGTCGTCGCCTCCGGTCGGTTCCCGTGAGCTGGGCCGATCGCCTCCCCCGAAGCGTCGTGCGCGGACTGCTCCGCGCGTGGCCCGGGCCGACCCGCGACCGCATCGAGCGCCTCACCGGGCTCGACGAGGCGAAATGGCGCGACCTCGCGCGACTCTTCCCGGCTCTCGGCGCGGATCCCGGCGCCCTCGCCGCCCGCGCCCGCCGCACCTTCGCGCTGCTCGCCTGGCACGAGCTCTCGCGCGCCCGGCCCCGGCCCCGATGGGACCCCGCTCCCCCCCCGCGCGCATCCGAGCTCCTCCTGACCGCCCACGCCGGCAACCTCCGGATGCTCCGCTACTTCCTCCGGAGCGCAGGGATCCCCGTCGCGACGATCGTCGACGAGACGCATTTCGGGAACCCGAAATGGCGCCGGCTGAACGAGTGGGTCGAGGAGCGCTTCCCCGCCCGGTTCCCCCACACGCTCTCCTCCCGCGAGCCGCACCGCCTGCGCGCCGCGCTTTCCCGCGGCTCATTGCTCGCGGCGATCGACCGCATCCACCGGCCGCCTCCCGGCGCGGACGACCGGTCCGCGCGCGTCCCGTTCCTGGGAGGCTCCCTCGAGATCGAGCTCGCGCCGCTGCGTCTCGCGCGTCTGGCGGGGGTCGCCGCGCGACCGGTCTTCATCACGGCGCCCGACGCCCGTCTGACGATCACCGTCGGCGAACGCCTTCCCGGCGACGAGGCCGAAGCCGCCCGGGCGTTCGGCGACCTCCTCGACCGGACGGCCCGGGCGTCGCCCGGGGATTTCGACGGCTTCACCCATCGCTATCTCGCGGGGAACGCGGCCGGCTCGTGACCGCGGCCGAGCCGGGACCGCTCCCGCCGGGGCTGGATTTGCATCCCTCTTTCTGCCATGATCCGCCGGCAGGACAAGACATGGAAATTTCAATTCGCGAGGATGGACGCGTCCGGATCGTGTCGGTGACGGGCGATCTGGTGATCGGGGAATCGGAGGCCTCGTTCAAGAGGGCCGTCACGCGCCTGATCGACGAAGGTCACGTCGATCTCCTTCTCGATCTCGGGAAGGTCGGCATGGTCGACTCGACCGGGCTCGGCGCGCTCGTGCGGACGTTGACCACGGCCCAGAAGGAAGGGGGGCAGGCGAAGCTCCTCGCCCCGCCGCCGAACCTGAAAAAGCTCCTCGAGATGACCCAGCTCGACTCCGTTTTCGACATCCACCACGATCTGGAGGAAGCGGTCGCGAGCTTCTGACGAGGGACCATGTCGGAAGAGCCGGACACCACTGAACCCGAGGAACCCGCCGAAGGCGCCTTCGCCGCGGCCCTCTCCGAGCTCCTCGCCTGTGAGACGCTCGCGCAGACGTGCGGCTGGGCCGCTCGATGGCTCCAGGAAATTCCGGGCGCCGACGCCGCGCTCGTCTGGACGCCCGATCCCGTCCAGCCGATCTTCACCTGCACCGGCGCTTCGGGAGAAGGGCTCGGCCGGCCGCTCCGCCGCTCGGTGCCGCGCGGCGACGGGTTCGTCCGGCGCCTGGTCCGCGATCACGAGCCGTTCGCGCTCTCCGCCGCCGAGCTCCTCGTCACCGACGACCCGTGGCTCGCCCCGTTCGTCAAGAGCTTCGGCGCCTGCCTCGCCCTTCCGCTCGAGGCGGAAGGGGGCGTCGCCGGCGTCGCGGCCGTCCTCTTCACCGATCCGGCCACGGATCCCCAGGCGGCTCTCGAAGCCGTTTCCGCGTTCGTCCCCGACGCGGCGCTCGCCGTCGCCCGCGGCCTCCGGCAGGACCGCAAGACGGCCGGAATGCTCCACGCGATCGAGCGCCTGACCAACCTCTACGACCTCTCGAAGGCCTTCGGCTCGACGATCGAATGGGACGAGCTCAACGCGATCATCGCCCGGAAGGCGGTCGACTTCGGCAACGGCGAGGTCGCGTCCCTCTGGATCCTCGAGGGCGACGAGGGGGAGATCTCGCTGGCGGCGACCGCGGTGAACGAGAACTACGAGATCGAGAACGCTCCGGCGGCGGTGGGGGCGGCGATCGTCGCCGATCTCGTCACCGCGCGGGAAGACGTGCTCGACAACGAGGTCGAGGGCCCGATGCGGAGCGAGAACGCGCCGTACGAGATCCGGTCGCTTCTCGCCGTCCCGTTGATCGAGGACGAGGCTCCCGTCGGCGGGCTCGTCGTCGTCAACAAGAGGGGACGTCATCCCCGCTTCTCGGACGCCGACCGCGAGCTCCTCGTCGACCTCGGACACCAGGCCGTGCGCGCGCTCCGGAACGCGCGCCGGTACCTCGCCGAACAGAAGGTCGAGGAGCTCGACGCGCTCCTCGCCGTCAGCCGCGAGATCACCTCCACGCTCGATCTCGACCGCGTCATGGGCACGGTCGTGAACGCCACCTCCGCGCTGATCCCGTTCGACCGGTGCGCCCTTTCGATCGTCACGCGCGGCAAGCTCCGGCTCGGGGCGGTCTCCGGCGCGGCGGAGGTCAACCGGACGGACCCGTCGATCCGCCGCACGGAGGAGCTCCTCGAATGGGTCTTCGGCGCGGGCCATCCGATCTCGGTCCGCCGCGAAGAGGACGGGTCGATCGTCGCCGACCGCCCGGAGACGGAGGAGAAGTTCCGCGCGTTCTTCGAGGCCTCCGGGATGAACTCTTTCCACGCGGCGATCCTCCAGGACGAGGAGGGAAAGCTCGGCGTGATCGGCTTCGAGGCGTCCGAGCCGGTGGACTTCGACGAGGACGCGCGCGATCTCCTCCAGATCGTCGTCAACCAGGCGACAGTCGCGCTCCGCAACGCGCAGCTCTATCAGCAGGTGCCGCTCGCCGGCTTCTGGAAGCCTCTCCTCGAAAAGCGGCGCAAGCTCGCGGCCATCCCCGGACGGAAGAAACGGGCCTGGGCGATCGGCGCGGCGGTCGCCGCTCTGACCCTCGTCGCCGTGCCGTGGCGCATCCGCATCGAGGGGCCGGTCCGGATCCTCCCCGCGCGGGAAGCGAGCGTCACCGCGTCGGTGCCCGGGGTCGTGCGCTCCGTGCTGCACCGGGAAGGCGACCGCGTCGCCCCCGGAGACGTCGTGGCCGTCCTTCACTCCGACGGGTTCGCCGCGGACGAGGCGCAGGCGAAATCGGACCTCGAGATCGCCCGGAGCGAGCTCGCGCGCGCCCGGAGCGACAGCGACCCGTCCGCCGCGTTCCAGGCGCAGGCGCGCGTGCACGAGGCCGAGGCCCGGTACGAGGAGGCCCGCCAGCAGCTGAGCGACACGGATCTTCGCGCGCCGGTCGGCGGCGTGATCGTCACTCCCCATCTCGACGAGAAGCAGGGCGTCATGCTCGCCGCGGGAGCCCCCTTCTGCAGCATCGCCGACGCGTCGAAAATCACGGGAGAGATCGCGGTGCCGGAGTCGGAGACGGGGTTCCTCCGCGTCGGCGAGCCCGTGGATCTCAAGCTCAATTCGTTCCCCACGCATACTTTCCGCGGAACG
Proteins encoded:
- a CDS encoding DUF2231 domain-containing protein is translated as MKSRAAIGNHPIHPALVALPIGAFFLAFVGDVVHAVSGSDFWYTMSYACIGIGVLVALAAAVFGFIDYFGVRMSRAAGRLATVHMLLNLTVVALYGVTFFLRRNGAALHTSRWPLAFIIELVAFGTLGVSGWIGGNLSFEHKVGVVEWTDPEANEIGQRETRTTRAS
- a CDS encoding TonB-dependent receptor, with protein sequence MRKSHRIAVSGALAAAFALAATPARGATVSGTVVAPGGLPAAGARVAARTAEGAAETTTGRDGTFRLEIAGPPPLTIRVEAAGYPPAGKTVAEAESSGLTIALSRPTVAEEITVTATRTPRPVADTAAPATIVPREDLENTPAPALDDALRQVPGFSLFRRSGSRTANPTSQGVSLRGLGASGTSRALVLADDIPMNDPFGGWVYWGRLPEIGLDRVEVVEGGGSDLWGSAALGGVIRLVRRDDASPAVRAEAWGGSPSSADGSLRVAGAMGPLRASADAEVFATDGYVAVAPEERGPVDVRAGSRHRAFEATAEATALGGSRLFVRASRYLEDRSNGTRLQRNDTEMTQWSGGFDGAAAGGAAALRGYRSDERFHQTFSAISADRTSETRTSRQAVPSSATGGSAQWARAIGTVHELVAGADFREVEGTSEDTAFLPAGPALRPSGGRQRSGGAWLEDVAALSPRLTATAALRFDAWSNLSGRTFEGGAPLALPDRSARSWSPRASVVWAATRSVSLTAAGYRAFRAPTLNELYRPFRLGNVQTLANADLAPETVTGVEAGARWQSLDGRLFARANLFWTELHDAVGNVTLATTPSLITRRRENVGRVRDRGAELAADARLSSAWSVSAGYLLADSRVASSTTNPSLVGKRVPQVPRDQATLRVRFARPSLAAIVLQARWSGRQYDDDANAFRLGTAFTLDALVSRELFGGGEIFAAVENLTDRRNEIGRTPVLTLGSPRTFRAGLRWRI
- a CDS encoding STAS domain-containing protein, which translates into the protein MEISIREDGRVRIVSVTGDLVIGESEASFKRAVTRLIDEGHVDLLLDLGKVGMVDSTGLGALVRTLTTAQKEGGQAKLLAPPPNLKKLLEMTQLDSVFDIHHDLEEAVASF
- a CDS encoding GAF domain-containing protein is translated as MSEEPDTTEPEEPAEGAFAAALSELLACETLAQTCGWAARWLQEIPGADAALVWTPDPVQPIFTCTGASGEGLGRPLRRSVPRGDGFVRRLVRDHEPFALSAAELLVTDDPWLAPFVKSFGACLALPLEAEGGVAGVAAVLFTDPATDPQAALEAVSAFVPDAALAVARGLRQDRKTAGMLHAIERLTNLYDLSKAFGSTIEWDELNAIIARKAVDFGNGEVASLWILEGDEGEISLAATAVNENYEIENAPAAVGAAIVADLVTAREDVLDNEVEGPMRSENAPYEIRSLLAVPLIEDEAPVGGLVVVNKRGRHPRFSDADRELLVDLGHQAVRALRNARRYLAEQKVEELDALLAVSREITSTLDLDRVMGTVVNATSALIPFDRCALSIVTRGKLRLGAVSGAAEVNRTDPSIRRTEELLEWVFGAGHPISVRREEDGSIVADRPETEEKFRAFFEASGMNSFHAAILQDEEGKLGVIGFEASEPVDFDEDARDLLQIVVNQATVALRNAQLYQQVPLAGFWKPLLEKRRKLAAIPGRKKRAWAIGAAVAALTLVAVPWRIRIEGPVRILPAREASVTASVPGVVRSVLHREGDRVAPGDVVAVLHSDGFAADEAQAKSDLEIARSELARARSDSDPSAAFQAQARVHEAEARYEEARQQLSDTDLRAPVGGVIVTPHLDEKQGVMLAAGAPFCSIADASKITGEIAVPESETGFLRVGEPVDLKLNSFPTHTFRGTVERIGAAVHAEGEQRFLIVEARFDNPGREIRPGMLGKGKVLTQRHSLGFAIFRKPARYLWARLWPLIP